Proteins from a genomic interval of Capsicum annuum cultivar UCD-10X-F1 chromosome 4, UCD10Xv1.1, whole genome shotgun sequence:
- the LOC124897930 gene encoding DDRGK domain-containing protein 1-like has protein sequence MLLAKDSMKVVNTKLIRIVNILSFFKSYPWEKEIFQLTIDYLNKKSDLKKQSEVFDEKQKASFALFGFPWAFMVKNNILNGLKKDLQGVTILTSNGDSDDDGNLGGKPIGIKKRKLRKKKNLKKKATIDEEEGEKEEAEKIEAADEKEEAEKETVGENEEEIDKEATTNVEKAKDGKEEATDKEAGEDKKDEQKEEKGADKKDVVMDIVDFINDNIFDDD, from the exons ATGTTGCTTGCTAAAGATTCGATGAAGGTTGTCAACACAAAACTAATTCGAATTGTgaatattttgagtttcttcaagaGTTATCCATGGGAAAAAGAGATATTTCAATTGACCATTGATTATCTAAATAAGAAAAGTGACCTAAAGAAGCAGAgtgaagtatttgatgagaagcaaaAGGCATCCTTTGCTCTATTCGGATTTCCTTGGGCATTCATG GTGAAGAATAACATCCTTAATGGATTGAAGAAAGATTTACAAGGGGTGACTATCCTTACTTCAAATGGGGACAGTGATGATGACGGGAATTTGGGTGGTAAACCTATTGGA ATAAAGAAGAGAAagctaagaaagaagaaaaatctaaaaaaaaaagcaacaataGATGAAGAAGAAGGTGAGAAAGAAGAAGCTGAAAAAATAGAAGCAgctgatgaaaaagaagaagctgagaaAGAAACAGTAGGTGAAAACGAAGAAGAAATTGATAAAGAAGCAACAACAAATGTTGAAAAAG CTAAAGATGGAAAGGAAGAAGCAACAGATAAAGAAGCAGGAGAAGACAAAAAAGATGaacagaaagaagaaaaaggagcAGACAAAAAAGATGTGGTCATGGATATCGTTGATTTCATCAATGATAACATTTTTGATGATGATtaa